From Paraflavitalea devenefica, the proteins below share one genomic window:
- a CDS encoding sigma 54-interacting response regulator, producing the protein MKKKVLIVEDEFIVANNLRQVLQRFGYEVSGIAISAEEAEAHIQSHKPDIALLDIRLQGERSGIDIARKLKAENIAFIYLSANSNQQILEEAKTTDPYGFLVKPFRKKDLLVMLDIAWYRHMHAIETKTNQEGLLQQQIMDTSHESLDSRQKLLKLARILQPHLPFDLISSGLRPFNAAQYNDKGYLRIGFDEYQFIGEKELLTIAHLKRTSLAVILANSHTDINAIIYNYETGHEKPNIPSIQKTLTETFDLQSYLVFPVTLSNGLSFHYFFYSRQRAVYAFQHIALLNRLRIGLTAVAEKIIYGDDPATSMPDEAGSPRRLPGGALHRPEFSPIIGNHHLLLAALDLTAQVAPYNTSVLILGESGTGKEKVAQAIHLLSPRKNGPFIKVNCAAIPTALIESELFGHEKGAFTGAIEKRKGRFEQADGGTIFLDEIGELPLDMQVKILRVLQEKEIEYVGGDSPVKLNVRIIAATNRHLEKEVAAGNFRLDLYYRLNVFPITLPSLRERSSDIAGLATYFAEKFCREFNKPFTGIATSMMEAMMAYDWPGNIRELENVLEQSVVLNDGQSKLSLRRNLAGGATELARKVDIKTLDDVKRIQRETERDYIISILKKTAGRIRGANGAAELLNIKPTTLESKMEKLNIKRDDFIGSTSDL; encoded by the coding sequence ATGAAGAAAAAAGTGCTGATTGTAGAAGATGAATTTATTGTAGCCAATAACCTGCGGCAGGTATTGCAGCGGTTTGGCTATGAGGTAAGTGGTATTGCCATTTCCGCCGAAGAGGCGGAAGCGCATATCCAAAGCCATAAGCCAGATATTGCCCTGCTGGATATCCGGCTACAGGGGGAACGCTCCGGCATTGATATTGCCAGGAAGTTAAAGGCTGAGAATATAGCTTTTATTTATTTGTCGGCTAATTCGAACCAACAAATATTGGAAGAAGCAAAGACGACTGATCCTTATGGATTTTTGGTGAAACCATTCCGGAAGAAAGACCTGCTGGTGATGCTGGATATTGCGTGGTACCGTCATATGCATGCTATCGAAACAAAAACGAACCAGGAAGGGCTTTTGCAGCAACAGATCATGGACACCAGCCATGAAAGCCTGGATAGCCGGCAAAAGTTGTTGAAGCTTGCCAGGATCCTGCAACCTCACCTGCCATTCGATCTTATCAGTTCCGGGCTCAGGCCATTCAATGCTGCGCAATACAACGACAAGGGGTATTTACGTATCGGGTTCGATGAATACCAGTTTATCGGGGAAAAAGAATTGCTGACCATCGCTCATTTAAAGAGGACCTCCCTGGCTGTTATTCTTGCCAACAGCCATACGGATATAAACGCGATCATTTATAACTATGAAACGGGCCATGAGAAGCCGAATATCCCGTCAATTCAAAAAACATTGACCGAAACATTCGACCTGCAGTCATACCTGGTATTTCCTGTTACCCTCAGCAATGGACTATCGTTTCATTATTTTTTCTACAGCCGTCAGCGCGCTGTATACGCTTTTCAGCACATTGCCTTATTGAACCGGTTGAGAATTGGTTTAACAGCCGTAGCTGAAAAAATAATTTACGGCGATGATCCGGCCACTTCCATGCCGGATGAGGCCGGTTCTCCCAGAAGGCTGCCAGGAGGGGCTTTGCATCGCCCTGAATTCAGTCCTATTATCGGGAACCACCATCTCTTGTTAGCTGCATTGGACCTTACTGCGCAGGTAGCGCCTTATAATACGTCGGTTTTAATTCTCGGGGAAAGCGGGACCGGAAAAGAAAAGGTGGCTCAAGCCATTCACTTACTTTCTCCCAGAAAAAACGGGCCCTTCATCAAGGTTAATTGCGCGGCTATTCCTACTGCGCTTATAGAATCGGAATTGTTTGGTCATGAGAAAGGGGCATTTACCGGCGCTATAGAAAAACGAAAAGGGCGATTTGAACAGGCTGATGGTGGCACTATTTTTTTAGATGAGATCGGAGAGCTTCCATTAGACATGCAGGTGAAGATATTACGTGTTTTACAGGAGAAGGAAATTGAATATGTCGGCGGCGACTCCCCGGTGAAGCTCAATGTGCGTATTATTGCTGCCACCAACCGCCACCTGGAGAAAGAGGTGGCTGCGGGCAATTTCCGGCTTGACCTGTATTATCGCCTCAATGTTTTTCCTATTACATTACCCTCCCTGCGGGAACGGAGCAGTGATATAGCGGGGTTGGCCACTTATTTTGCGGAAAAGTTCTGCCGGGAGTTCAATAAGCCGTTCACCGGCATTGCTACTTCCATGATGGAAGCCATGATGGCTTATGACTGGCCGGGCAATATCCGTGAACTTGAGAATGTGCTGGAGCAGTCTGTAGTGCTCAATGACGGGCAGTCGAAATTGTCCTTGCGGCGCAATCTTGCAGGCGGCGCCACCGAATTGGCCAGGAAGGTGGATATTAAAACGCTGGATGATGTAAAGCGTATT
- a CDS encoding sensor histidine kinase, which produces MFKVVVAYILFSLLMSLHGLSQPSPPSAIPGYTYHPPHEDKLSWQRLNLWLSSTFLVIVKEGQADADSCLYAASRSLGISRFSLLAEGFDDPDLFGQSTWIDRRDPGKGVRLLSAANGRKHLQLLLLLGAYYAFEPHSYDRHRDSVEYFLTRALHESKSLKEERLGRQALCLLGKVYIQGNDKRGDSLSDALINECKRAGDQETVARILAYRGIYKPPTPSTLEKKVLDLQEAAALYQSTGNAEGAINVLTDLGYLQIITGQLPAGYESHLKAYKLAEAIHYPYTHYSTQALASATIYQGKFGEPLRYVYQTIKTAEITRDSLAWGYFYTSLALLLNSEGRTKESAEMAQQSVKRFVADRNTSVYNILNDVVGYMGEEGRAKEALALTQDIANKVGFPDNFSEQFFYHFVFSNCYLNLGMADQAELHIKKLDSLEAKAAVFRGPVRQSAINAQFAHLFVLRKQYQKARAYFERQITSPSLDEGVLPNKLVTYRWLIFIDSALGDHAAAVSHYKSYTQLLDSNFKVTKIRQAEELQVTYQMNEKENQIKSLTQEAKLEKANSEKAALVRNLTIAGILAVLIIAGLLYRQNRLKQRSNQVITGKNEQLQQLLSDKEWLLREIHHRVKNNLQIVLSLLDSQSEYINNDAALAAIEDNMRRVHAMALIHQKLYQSDDISTISMPEYVHELVSYARDSFDTGNRISFEQAIEPLDLDVSQAIPLGLIINEVIVNAIKYAFPDGRKGVVRIRFYQDGADHLVLQIADNGVGLPAGLNTKASTSLGLDLMKGLARQLNGSFGFENNNGLHITIRFTVLRHHFSHPSLTNS; this is translated from the coding sequence ATGTTTAAGGTAGTGGTAGCCTATATCCTGTTCAGCCTGTTGATGTCCCTACACGGGCTATCCCAACCTTCACCCCCCTCCGCCATTCCCGGCTATACTTATCATCCACCGCATGAAGACAAATTATCCTGGCAACGATTGAATTTGTGGCTGAGCAGCACTTTCCTGGTTATTGTAAAGGAAGGGCAGGCCGATGCTGACAGTTGCCTGTATGCCGCCAGCCGCTCACTGGGCATAAGCCGGTTTTCCCTATTGGCTGAAGGGTTCGACGATCCTGACTTGTTTGGGCAATCAACATGGATTGACCGGCGGGACCCCGGCAAAGGCGTCCGCCTGCTTTCAGCAGCTAACGGTAGAAAACATTTGCAATTACTGCTATTACTGGGTGCGTATTATGCCTTTGAGCCCCATAGTTATGACAGGCACCGGGACAGTGTTGAATATTTTCTGACGAGGGCCCTCCATGAAAGTAAATCGTTGAAGGAGGAAAGGCTGGGCAGGCAGGCCCTTTGCCTGCTGGGTAAGGTATATATCCAGGGTAACGATAAAAGGGGCGATTCCCTCAGTGACGCATTGATCAATGAATGCAAGCGGGCAGGTGATCAAGAAACGGTCGCCAGGATATTGGCCTACCGCGGCATCTACAAACCTCCCACGCCTTCCACGCTGGAAAAGAAGGTGCTGGACCTGCAGGAAGCGGCAGCCTTATATCAAAGCACAGGCAATGCGGAAGGAGCCATCAATGTGTTGACTGACCTTGGTTATTTGCAGATCATTACCGGGCAGTTGCCTGCTGGTTACGAAAGTCACTTAAAAGCCTATAAGCTGGCCGAGGCTATTCATTATCCTTATACCCATTACAGTACGCAGGCGCTGGCCTCCGCTACTATTTACCAGGGAAAGTTTGGTGAGCCATTGCGGTATGTATATCAAACGATCAAGACGGCGGAGATCACCCGTGACAGTCTTGCCTGGGGTTATTTCTATACCAGCCTGGCGCTGCTGCTCAATTCAGAGGGCAGAACGAAAGAAAGTGCTGAGATGGCGCAGCAATCGGTAAAACGGTTTGTTGCTGACCGCAATACATCGGTATACAATATACTGAATGATGTGGTGGGGTATATGGGGGAGGAGGGGCGTGCAAAAGAAGCGCTGGCCCTTACGCAGGATATTGCCAATAAGGTGGGCTTCCCTGACAATTTTTCGGAGCAATTCTTTTATCACTTTGTGTTTTCCAACTGTTACCTGAATCTTGGCATGGCAGACCAGGCAGAGCTGCATATAAAAAAGCTGGACTCCCTGGAGGCCAAAGCCGCGGTTTTCAGAGGGCCGGTCAGGCAATCCGCCATCAATGCGCAGTTTGCACACCTGTTTGTGCTACGGAAACAATATCAAAAAGCCAGGGCGTATTTTGAAAGGCAAATCACTTCTCCCAGCCTCGATGAAGGCGTTTTGCCCAATAAACTGGTAACCTACCGCTGGCTGATCTTTATTGATTCTGCGCTGGGAGATCATGCGGCTGCGGTATCACATTACAAATCGTACACACAGTTGCTTGATTCCAACTTTAAAGTAACAAAGATAAGACAGGCGGAAGAACTCCAGGTAACCTACCAAATGAATGAAAAAGAGAACCAGATCAAATCGCTAACGCAGGAAGCAAAGCTTGAAAAGGCCAATTCGGAGAAAGCAGCCCTGGTAAGGAATTTAACGATTGCCGGCATTTTAGCCGTCCTGATCATTGCGGGTTTGTTATACCGGCAAAATCGCCTGAAACAGCGGAGTAATCAAGTGATTACCGGGAAGAACGAACAACTGCAGCAATTGCTTTCCGATAAGGAGTGGTTATTAAGGGAGATACATCACCGTGTGAAGAATAACCTCCAGATCGTTTTGAGCCTGCTGGATTCGCAGTCTGAATATATTAATAATGATGCTGCGCTTGCTGCTATTGAAGACAATATGCGGCGGGTGCATGCCATGGCACTGATACACCAAAAGCTTTATCAGTCGGACGATATTTCCACCATCTCCATGCCTGAGTATGTCCATGAATTGGTGAGCTATGCGCGTGACAGTTTTGATACCGGTAACCGGATAAGCTTTGAACAAGCTATTGAGCCGTTGGACCTTGACGTATCGCAGGCTATTCCACTGGGGCTGATCATAAATGAAGTGATCGTTAATGCTATTAAGTATGCATTTCCCGACGGGCGGAAAGGAGTTGTACGGATCCGCTTTTACCAGGACGGAGCTGATCATTTGGTCCTGCAAATAGCAGATAATGGTGTTGGTTTGCCGGCAGGACTTAATACAAAGGCGTCTACTTCACTGGGGCTTGACCTGATGAAGGGACTTGCCCGGCAATTGAATGGCAGCTTTGGCTTTGAGAATAATAACGGTCTGCATATTACTATCAGGTTTACCGTTCTCCGCCATCACTTTTCGCACCCATCTTTGACCAATTCTTAA